The genomic window AATGTCTCTGACCACCACCAAGAATGAAGTGCAGGAGACCCATTGGTTGCCCCAGCTAACTCCCTCAGCCCAGGTACAGCTGTGGAGGACAGTCCCTTTCACGTAGGCAGAGCATCAGCATAAGTCTCCACCTTGTCTCTCCATTATTCAGCCTCGGGAATTTTCCAAAGCTAAGGGAGCTCACTCACCCCATTCACAGGGGAGTTCAAGCCATGAATTCCGTATGGCCGGCAGCGTAGACAAAGGCCTCAGCTTCCTATGCCTCAGTGGGTCAGCTGAGATGCATACGACCCAGCTCAGAGTACCCAGCAGGATGGACGTCAGCTTGTTCACAGTGGTTGCCAGCTCAGTAACACACCCTGCATTGGCTTTTCATCCTCTCCTGTCTCATTTTCCCCATTCTCTTATTCTTGCTTTTTGTGATCACTTCCCTAATAAACTACCTGCACAAGCTCATCCCAGCTCTCTTTAAGGGAATACAAATCGAAGACAAGAGACCCAAGTGAGACAAGGACCCTGACTCTGAACAAGCCAAGGACAAATATAAGAACTCCAGCCAAAAAAGGAACACACCCCCACCCAGCACGGAGGAGAGGCCAGGTCCCCAAGCCAGCAACCCCAGCGCGATCACCCAGCAGAGTCAGTACCACCACCCGCAGAGTCGGCAGCACTTCTGTCGTGTTTTTCAGATCTGATTGCTCCACTGACACTGTCACTTAACGTCGGGTTCATCTGTTTGATGGAAACTCAGTCACACGTAGGATTGGGAGTGTGGTTTCCTATCTGCTGTGTTTAAAAATTACCACAGAAGTAAtgttttaaaacaacagaagcGATTCTCTTGCACTTCCGGAGGACAGGAGCCCGCGATCAGCGTCGCTGGGAAGAAACCCAGCGCGGGCAGGGCCGGCTGCCTGCAGAGGTCTGGGGAGGAGCGGCCGCATGCTGCGGGCGGCCATCCTCCTTCGGCCACAGCACTCGGCTCTGCCTTCCAGCCACGTGGTCGCGTCTTCGCCGCGTTACTGGCGCCCGACAGGGAAGCAGGCAGACGAGCCCCTCGGCAGGAGATAACGGCAGCCACCCCGACACAGGCTCCGAGTCCCGACACGCGACGGCACACCCTCGGCGGCGCCCGTGCAACCTTCGCGGGACCCGGAGCAGGCGGCTCCAAACCGGAGTCACCGAGAGCCTCTTCCGGAGACTGAGGGGAAGGGGCTGCTGCGCGCAGACGCGGCGGGGAAGACCCAGAGGGTCGGAGTCCCGAGAGGGGGTGCGCCAGGCCTTCCTCGTCCTGAACTCGGGGCGGGAGAGCACAGAGCCCCAGGGAGAGCGCCGCAGGCTCCGGCTTGACAGAGGCGGAAAAAGCCCGCTTAACAGAGACAAGCAAGGAGGCCGACCGCAGACGGAGCGGAGCCCACACTGAGGGAGGCGGGCAGAGCCGAGTTCAGACGGAGAGGGGTGGAGAGAGCCGAGTATAGACGGAGAGGGGCGGAGAGGGCCGAGTACAGACAAAAAAGGCCAGAGAGCGCCGGGTCCAGGCAGAGCCCGAGGGAGAAAGCCGAGTCCAGCCGGAGAGAGCCGAGAACAGGCGGGAAGAGGCGGAGAAAGCCGGGACCAGACGGAAAAGGGCGGAGAGAGCCGGGTTGAGACGGAGAGGGGCGGAGAGAACCGAGTCCAGAGAACCACAAGGAGAAAGTCAGGTCCAGAAAGAGAACGCCGAGTATAGACGGAGAGAGCCGAAAGTAGACGGAGAAAGCCGAGTATAGACAAAAAAGGCCGGAGACAGCCGGGTCCAGACAGAGCCAGAAAGAGAAACCTGAGTCCAGACGGAGAGAGCCGAGTGTAGACGGAGAGACCCGAATATAGACGGACAGGGAGGGGAGAGCCGAGTATAGACAGAAAAGGGCGGAGAGAGCCCGGTCCAGAGCCAGAAGGAAAAAGCCGAATGTAGACGGAGAGAGCCGAGTATAGACGGAGAGAGAAGGAGACTGCCGAGTTCAGATGGAGCGGTGCAGAGAGGGCCAAGTATAGACGGAAAAGGCAGAAGAGAGACGGGTCCAGACAGAGCCGGAAGGAGAAAGCCCAGTATAGACGGAGAAAGCCGAATGTAGACGGGGAGAGCCGAGTACAGACGGAGAGGGGCGGAGACAGCCGAGTCCAGGCGGAGAGCGCGGAGTCCAGACGGAGAGAGGCGGAGAAGGCCGAGTATAGACGGAAAGGGACGGAGACAGCCGAGTCCAGATTGCGAGGGGCGGAGAAAGCTGAGTCCATGGCTTAAGGCTCTTGCATTGTGAGGGAGAAGGGTCGAGGCAGTGTGGGGTTTCATGCCTTACCCACACAGCTCGTTCCCTCTTGCATGCCTGTATTACTGAGGgcactttcccttttctctacccGTTTTCATCCTGTAAGCACCTGGTGAGTGATTGAAAGCCCCCTCCCTCTCATGTCCAGGACCCCAAGCTATTCCAGTCTGACACACCAACCCAAACTTGGCCTCCAAAAATTCATTAACATTTTGGTGGATTTCTTCCTACCCGCTTGTGCGACGTCGTCCCCATCTGCGTGCTCTTTGCCACAGCCAAGCCTGCTTCCTCTCCCCGCTCTCCTTGGAGGGGTGTGTTCCTCCCGGGATTTCAGGCTGTTTCACAGCTCTGTAACATCAGCATCTCATGAGTAAGGAAAGTTTGCCTTGTGGTTTATCttactttttcttgttgttaggGCAACACTCTTTCCAGCTTTCTACATCCTTGGTGGAAGTGGAAATCTCAATTTCCTAATCGTTTTCCTTTGGTGAAGTGTACTCATGCCTGAAAATATCTTCCATGTTATAAAGATACTTGTGAATGAGGTTCACATCCAGTTGTGACTTGTCATAAATAGAATTGAAGTTGTTTACAACAGTAATTACTTAATATCTAATGAACATCTGCTGTATGCTAGCTCTGATTAAATTGAGGAAATATATCTTGATGACTTTTTTAACCAGTTATGCTGACTCCCATGGGTAGACAAAAAGGATGTTTCATTGTTTGATTATTTTGCTtgcttcttgtttgtttttattttaacctaGGTAAAAAGCAGAGCTTGAAAGGCTGAAGAATGTTCAAAATTGGAGTTAACATTGGGTCACTGCTCAGTTCCCTTGGATCAGTGACAGGCTTTAAGGTCAAATTCTGCAGAAGGGTAGTAAGGAGTAAAAATATCTCTGTTGGAGCAAGACTTTCTCCAAGACACGCCTGTGTCCCTgggagaaaaaagtattttattaattgatttttgttaaaactgttgaaggaaaatgaaagttgTTAACATACAGAGTTCTGTTCTTTGTCCACTAGGAATGGCTGAGACCTGGAGCCTGCTGTTTTCAGGTCACCCATCAAGTGAGAACAGGTGGGAAGTTGTCGTATTGTCCAGTAGGGAAGGAAGCAATCCAGGCCCTCGTCCCCGGGTATCAGAGGGGAGTGAGCTAGATGTTGTTTTCAGAAAAGTTTACATTGAGCTGAGGGGGCAGCCTCTTTCACCATCTAGAGATTAATGTCAGGTGTGTACAGGAATAGTTTGATCTTTATATTGTAATTGTAGATTGCCGTGTAGTAACAAGGGATGAATGAAGAGTATCAGAATTATTTTGGTAAAAAAgaggtttttaaatatatttaattgatgGATTTGTGATTACATTTTAATGGATCAAATTGATAGATAGCCAGAAATATGGAGCTTCATTTACTTATTGAGAAGGGAATGAAGAACTTCCAAAAGTTGCCATtctctaaaaaattattttactgaggtcatactggcttataacattctgtaaatttcaggtgcacattattatatttcagcttctatatagactgcattgtggtaaccaccaatagtctagtttttatccgtcactgTACACATTACCCCTTTTGCGcccccccccaactcccttccttctggtaatcaccaatctattctccgtattcatatgtttgtttatcttccacatgagtgaaatcatatggcatttgtctttctctgtctgacttatctctcTTCCTATTTCTATCCAGAAAATGTTTTGCATCAAACCTTTGTGGGCTCAAAAATACTTTACTGTCGTGTAAGACAGAGGACAGCAATGGTTAACACAGTTGTTCCATGAAACCAAGAAAATCTAATAGTTAAATAACGGACTTCCTTCCAGAGAGCCCAGCATCATTTGTTAGTAGATGAAATAACAGGTGGCACATATGACCCTGAGGGGAATGAGCTCAATCACGACACTTCGTATGAACAACATTCACTGTACATGTTGAAGGACTAGTTCTGGGAGGAGTGATACCTTCTGGGAATTGGGACAGTTGATGGTGAAGTATCCGAGCCAGTGGGTGGGGCTGTGGCCCACGGGATCAACGTGAAACACACCCTCCTGGCTCCTTGGCTTTTACTCTCTGTAAACAGAGACTCTAAGACACACGTCCTTGGCCCTGCTTTCACATCCTCGCAGGAGCCAGTACCCAGAGCAACCGCAAGCCTTGAGAAGATAACAGGAAATCTGACCGATAGAGTGAAATTTTGTGAAACCATATACAGAAGGACTAAATTCAAGAAATTGTATGTTTGATACTTTTTGAAGAGAagcaaaattatttcttattaagGGCTTACAAATGGAACCAAAACAATTAGTAATGAACTGAAAGAGAAGATAAATATTGttcataaataaaatcattaaagttGAGTATATAATACTTCTATTTTGCTGAATGAAGATGTAAATATATGATGATGATACATATTGTATATGTAAATCTAGATTGAGGATACATACTGTACATATAAATATGCAATAACTGCATAGGACATCACTTTAGAAGCAATCCGTGCTTGAAGAAATACAAAGTgataaggaaaatgtaaatcgGAGGGATATACAAGTGAAGATTGGGCATAAGcttgtttttggaaaaaaaaaggagaccacaaaagttatcttttaaaatattgtctcggggctggccccgtggccgagtggttaagtttgtgcactccgctgcaggcggcccagtgtttcgttggttcgaatcaaaccacgctgaggcagcgtcccacatgccacaactggaaggacctacaacaaagaatatacaactatgtaccggggggttttggggagaaaaaggaaaaaaataaaatctaaaatattgtctcttctacattctgtttattctttattttgtaaatCTTCTATCATGTTGGAATTTGcctttctagtctctgtttctcaTAACCTacctttcatattttatttctctttattgctcTGTAGTGAATTCTGGATAACTTCTTCCAGATCTGTCTTTCAGTACATTATTTCTTCCCTCAACTATATCTGATCTAGCCATTATGCTGTTTAATCCATCTATTAtgctgtaaaattttaaataactacatatatatttgaataacagctttattgagatataattcacatattacAAAATGTGACCTATTAAaagagtacaattcagtggttttagcaTATCACAGAATTATATAACCATAACCACTATCGTATTTTCTTCACCTCCCAAAaaagctctgtacccattaatAGTCTATCCCCATTCCCCTTGACCTCCAACAAACACTggtctaatttctgtctctatggatttcctactttggacatttcatataaatggagtcatacaatacaTGGCCTTTggtctggcttctgtcacttatcgtaatgttttcaaggtttattcaTGTCATAACATGAATCAGTACTTTactcctttttatgactgaataatattgcgTTGTATGGATATGCCATTTCTCTTAAATCCATTCGTTAGTTGAGGACATTTGGATTGCCTCCATCTTTAGGATCTCATGAAGAATGCCTGCTGTGAACACTTGTGTACAggttatgtgtatgtgtgtgcattcgTTGTGTGATTTTGGGGTTCTCTACCCTAATACCATGAAACTTTTGTGTCCAAACCTAATCACAGCACAGGATTGGACTTTTTCCTCACCCAGACTCCTTTCAGTGATGATTTTCCTTGGTGCTTGTTGGCCTGTGAGTGGAGCTCTTCTGGGTCCCATAGAACACCTGTTTTCACACCGGGGCTCAGGTCAAGGCCCCTGCCTCACAGGGACCAGGACGCTATTCTGTGCCCATGGGATCTAATCTCTGGCTTCCAGCTGTTCGGATCTCTCCAGGTCCATATTTGCGTGGATCATCCGTCATTCACCAACATTTGGTCTTATTGAACTTGGATTTTTTTCCAGTATGATGAGTGTGTTATGGACTGttattgttttagtttgcattgtCTAGTaaggttgagtatcttttcatacaCCTACTCACCATACTTGTGTCCTATTCtgtgaattttttggttttatctTTTGTCCATTTGTCTCTTGTCctgcttttcatttccttagtgaTTTTGGGAGTTCTTTACATaattaagaaattctttatttgtgAGTTGTCCGCATTACAGGTATTTTTTCATGGTCTGTAGCTTTGCTTTTGCCTTTGTGTTGCCTTTTGTTATACAGAAAATTTTCCCTTTTGATGTAATCACATTTAGCAATGctttcctttaagatttttcctttaagatttccATTGTTTCCATTTGTGCTTTTCTgtcatgttaaaaaaattctttcctagCCTAATACCATAGAAATATTCTCCCATCTAGTattctaaaagaattaaaatttactttttacttaGTAGTAAAAAGTAGCTTTATTAGGTAGTTACTTAAAAAGTCTAGAAATTTTTTCATGGTGTGAAATAGgggttttattttatctttctctccATGATTATTTACTGGgcagccttttctttttctgctaattTCTAATGTTCCTCCACCGTATGTATCTATCtggatctatttctaggctc from Equus asinus isolate D_3611 breed Donkey chromosome 2, EquAss-T2T_v2, whole genome shotgun sequence includes these protein-coding regions:
- the LOC123277139 gene encoding uncharacterized protein encodes the protein MDSAFSAPRNLDSAVSVPFRLYSAFSASLRLDSALSAWTRLSPPLSVCTRLSPSTFGFLRLYWAFSFRLCLDPSLFCLFRLYLALSAPLHLNSAVSFSLRLYSALSVYIRLFPSGSGPGSLRPFLSILGSPLPVRLYSGLSVYTRLSPSGLRFLFLALSGPGCLRPFLSILGFLRLLSALSVYTRRSLSGPDFLLVVLWTRFSPPLSVSTRLSPPFSVWSRLSPPLPACSRLSPAGLGFLPRALPGPGALWPFLSVLGPLRPSPSILGSLHPSPSELGSARLPQCGLRSVCGRPPCLSLLSGLFPPLSSRSLRRSPWGSVLSRPEFRTRKAWRTPSRDSDPLGLPRRVCAQQPLPLSLRKRLSVTPVWSRLLRVPRRLHGRRRGCAVACRDSEPVSGWLPLSPAEGLVCLLPCRAPVTRRRRDHVAGRQSRVLWPKEDGRPQHAAAPPQTSAGSRPCPRWVSSQRR